In the genome of Lacerta agilis isolate rLacAgi1 chromosome 2, rLacAgi1.pri, whole genome shotgun sequence, one region contains:
- the LOC117041078 gene encoding DCN1-like protein 5: protein MPVKKKRKSSGQAGDETGLKKCKISSYCRSQASSKVISGEEHFSSKKCLAWFYEYAGEDEVVGPEGMEKFCEDIGVEPENIIMLVLAWKLEAESMGFFTKEEWLKGMTSLQCDCTEKLQSKFDFLRSQLNDISTFKNIYRYAFDFARDKDQRSLDIDTAKSMLALLLGRTWPLFSIFYQYLEQSKYRVINKDQWYNVLEFSRTVHADLSNYDEDGAWPVLLDEFVEWQKVRQAS, encoded by the coding sequence atgcccgtgaagaagaagcgcaaatcctcggggcaggcgggggacgagacgggcctcaagaagtgcaaaatcagcagctactgcaggtctcaagcttctagtaaagtgataagcggtgaggagcatttttcaagcaagaagtgcctggcttggttttatgaatatgcaggtgaggatgaagtggtagggccagaaggaatggagaaattctgtgaggacattggcgttgaacctgaaaatattattatgctagttttagcctggaaactggaggctgaaagcatgggattttttacaaaggaagaatggttaaaggggatgacctcattacaatgtgactgcacagaaaagctgcagagtaaatttgattttttgcgctcgcaactgaatgatatttcaacatttaagaatatctacagatatgcctttgattttgcaagggataaagaccagagaagtctggatattgacactgcaaaatctatgttagctcttctgcttggaagaacgtggcctctgttttcaatattttaccaATACTTGGAGCAGTCAAAATACAGAGTAATTAACAAAGATCAGTGGTACAATGTGTTAGAATTCAGCAGAACTGTCCATGCAGATCTTAGCAACTATGATGAAGATGGGGCATGGCCTGTTCTTCTTGATGAATTTGTGGAGTGGCAAAAGGTTCGCCAAGCATCATAG